From a region of the Enterobacter sp. JBIWA008 genome:
- the dnaN gene encoding DNA polymerase III subunit beta, which yields MKFTVEREHLLKPLQQVSGPLGGRPTLPILGNLLLQVADGTLSLTGTDLEMEMIARVTLTQPHDAGATTVPARKFFDICRGLPEGAEIAVQLEGDRMLVRSGRSRFSLSTLPAADFPNLDDWQSEVEFTLPQATMKRLIEATQFSMAHQDVRYYLNGMLFETEGEELRTVATDGHRLAVCSMPIGDSLPNHSVIVPRKGVIELMRMLDGGDTPLRVQIGSNNIRAHVGDFVFTSKLVDGRFPDYRRVLPKNPDKTLEAGCDSLKQAFARAAILSNEKFRGVRLYVSENQIKITANNPEQEEAEEILDVTYAGAEMEIGFNVSYVLDVLNALKCENVRILLTDSVSSVQIEDAASQSAAYVVMPMRL from the coding sequence ATGAAATTTACCGTTGAACGTGAACATTTATTAAAACCGCTGCAACAGGTGAGTGGCCCATTAGGTGGCCGCCCAACGCTGCCTATTCTCGGAAACCTGCTGCTTCAGGTCGCGGACGGTACGCTGTCGCTGACCGGTACAGATCTGGAAATGGAAATGATCGCGCGCGTTACGCTGACGCAGCCGCATGACGCGGGCGCGACCACGGTTCCGGCACGTAAATTCTTTGATATCTGCCGTGGGCTGCCGGAAGGCGCTGAAATCGCCGTGCAGCTGGAAGGCGATCGTATGCTGGTGCGATCTGGCCGCAGCCGTTTCTCGCTCTCCACGCTGCCTGCTGCGGACTTCCCTAACCTGGACGACTGGCAGAGCGAAGTTGAATTTACTTTGCCGCAGGCGACGATGAAGCGTCTGATAGAAGCCACGCAGTTCTCCATGGCGCATCAGGACGTTCGTTACTACTTAAACGGCATGCTGTTCGAAACCGAAGGTGAAGAGCTGCGTACCGTAGCCACCGACGGCCACCGTCTGGCGGTCTGTTCTATGCCGATTGGCGATTCACTGCCAAACCACTCGGTGATCGTGCCGCGTAAAGGTGTGATTGAGCTGATGCGTATGCTCGACGGTGGCGACACGCCGCTGCGCGTGCAGATCGGCAGCAACAACATCCGCGCACACGTGGGCGATTTTGTCTTCACGTCTAAGCTGGTTGACGGTCGTTTCCCGGATTATCGCCGCGTATTGCCGAAGAACCCGGATAAAACGCTGGAAGCAGGCTGCGATAGCCTCAAGCAGGCGTTTGCTCGTGCGGCCATTCTCTCTAACGAGAAATTCCGCGGCGTGCGCCTGTACGTGAGTGAAAACCAGATCAAAATCACCGCTAACAACCCGGAGCAGGAAGAGGCAGAAGAGATTCTGGACGTCACCTACGCCGGGGCTGAGATGGAAATCGGCTTCAACGTCAGCTACGTGCTGGATGTGCTCAATGCGCTGAAATGCGAGAACGTGCGCATCCTGCTGACCGACTCCGTTTCGAGCGTACAGATTGAAGATGCCGCATCACAGTCGGCTGCCTATGTTGTCATGCCAATGAGACTGTAA